Proteins from a single region of Gossypium arboreum isolate Shixiya-1 chromosome 1, ASM2569848v2, whole genome shotgun sequence:
- the LOC108480732 gene encoding ankyrin repeat-containing protein BDA1-like, which produces MSTELMRAAHYGDIGALYELIAFDLHALDYSDSLPVVHTPLHEAVAVGNTNFALEIMKLYPSLSKRLDPSGWCPFHVALLKNQIATVLRLLETEPDLVRLKGREGVTSLHLVVDESRLDGTKHNLLREFLAVSPLSITDTTNRGHTALHIAAYNGNIEALKVLLSFLQRSTYRNALYWEHKVLNWKDENGDTVLHVAVKKNDLEAVKLLLNCNIKVNARNLDSYTAVNYATENNNSEMLNVLNKAGAKDGNLIEEMKQLTLEAKPTLLDNVIRFVKGQKTDISSETRDALLVVAALVATASFQAVLSPPGGLRQADSSDNDSLPFSKVGKVVMKEWLFIIFLILNGTSFWVTIISIYLLLPSGFYGKLLALPLILFSITYLFCSTIISPSLVCAIVNFSFFIFCVALLSLGVVLVSNRSLLSYIKKLCPCCR; this is translated from the exons ATGAGTACCGAATTGATGAGGGCTGCTCATTATGGAGATATTGGCGCCTTATATGAACTGATAGCTTTTGATCTTCACGCTCTGGACTATTCTGATTCACTACCTGTCGTTCATACTCCTTTGCATGAAGCCGTAGCAGTGGGGAATACCAATTTTGCCTTAGAGATCATGAAGCTTTACCCATCTCTTTCCAAGAGGCTAGACCCAAGTGGGTGGTGCCCCTTCCACGTTGCGTTGCTAAAAAACCAGATCGCGACTGTGTTGCGGCTACTAGAGACGGAGCCAGACCTTGTCCGTCTCAAAGGAAGGGAGGGCGTCACTTCACTGCACCTTGTAGTTGATGAATCACGACTTGACGGGACTAAGCATAACCTCTTGCGTGAATTTCTAGCGGTTAGCCCTCTTTCCATCACCGACACCACCAATCGGGGCCATACGGCTTTGCACATCGCTGCCTACAACGGAAATATCGAAGCTTTAAAGGTTTTATTGTCGTTTCTTCAAAGGTCAACGTATAGAAACGCACTATACTGGGAACACAAAGTCCTCAATTGGAAGGACGAAAATGGTGACACTGTATTGCATGTGGCAGTGAAGAAGAATGATCTTGAG GCTGTGAAACTGTTACTAAATTGTAACATCAAAGTGAATGCAAGAAACCTAGATTCTTACACAGCTGTGAACTATGCTACAGAAAATAATAATTCAGAGAtgttaaatgttttaaacaaagcaGGGGCTAAAGATGGTAATTTAATTGAGGAGATGAAGCAATTAACTTTGGAAGCAAAGCCTACGCTTCTTGATAATGTGATACGGTTCGTAAAAGGCCAGAAAACAGATATCTCGAGCGAAACACGTGATGCTTTGCTAGTGGTGGCTGCACTGGTTGCAACAGCCAGTTTCCAAGCGGTTCTCAGCCCGCCGGGTGGGCTTCGACAGGCTGACAGTAGTGACAACGATTCACTTCCGTTCAGCAAGGTGGGGAAGGTGGTGATGAAAGAATGGTTATTCATAATTTTCTTGATTCTTAATGGTACTTCATTTTGGGTGACAATCATAAGCATTTATCTTTTACTCCCATCTGGGTTTTATGGAAAGCTATTGGCTCTACCCTTAATTCTCTTCTCTATTACCTACTTGTTCTGCTCAACAATCATATCACCAAGCCTCGTTTGTGCCATTGTTAATTTCAGCTTTTTCATATTTTGTGTGGCATTATTAAGTTTAGGTGTTGTGCTTGTATCCAATCGTTCGTTGTTGTCCTACATCAAGAAATTATGTCCCTGTTGCAGATAG